Within the Pseudarthrobacter sp. W1I19 genome, the region ATCGGCACCCTCGGTTCCATCGCGGACCAGGCGGAAGCCGCCGGTGTGGCCAACCCGGCAGTCATAGTCATCGGTGACGTGGTGCGCGTGAGCCCGTTCGCGCCGTCGCACTTCAAAACCGCTGATTACGGAACCACCACCCCGAACAGCCCCCGCAAGACCTCCGTCACCACCTAGCCCCCACCCAACTGGGTAGCGCCAAGTGTCGTTTTGAGCCCTCAAAACGACACTTAGCGCTACTTAGTTGGGACGGATCCAAGAAAAGGAACACAGCCGTGTCATCAAGCACCACCGTAGGTTCTGCCGACCGTCCGCTGCGCGTCGCCGTCGTGGGCTCCGGCCCGGCAGGCGTCTACGCCGCGGACATCCTCACCAAGAGCGAGGCTGTCAAGAGCGGCGAGCTGACCGTCAGCATCGACCTCTTTGACCGCTACCCGGCACCCTACGGCCTGATCCGCTACGGCGTGGCCCCGGACCACCCCCGTATCAAGGGCATCGTCAACGCCCTGCACAAGGTCCTGGACCGCGGCGACATCCGCTTCTTCGGCAACGTGGACTACGGAACCGACCTCACCATCGAGGACCTCCGCACCCACTACGACGCCGTCATCTTCGCCACCGGCGCCATCAAGGACGCGGACCTGAACATCCCCGGCATCGAGCTGGACGGCTCCTACGGCGGCGCGGACTTCGTCTCCTGGTACGACGGCCACCCGGACGTCCCCCGCGAATGGCCTCTGGAAGCCAAGGAAATCGCCGTGATCGGCAACGGAAACGTTGCCCTGGACGTGGCGCGCGTCCTGTCCAAGCACGCCGACGACCTGCTGGTCTCGGAAATCCCGGACAACGTCTACGCCGGCCTGAAGGCTTCGCCGGTCACCGACGTTCACGTCTTCGGCCGCCGCGGCCCCGCCCAGGTCAAGTTCACCCCGCTGGAGCTGCGCGAGCTGTCCCACTCCAAGGACGTGGACATCATCCTGTACCCGGAGGACTTCGAGTTCGACGAGGAATCGGACCGCCAGATCCAGACGAACAACCAGACCAAGACCATGGTTGGCACGCTCACCAACTGGATCGCCGAGCAGCCCGAGGACGTCTCCGAGCTGAAGGCTTCCCGCCGCCTGCACCTGCATTTCCTGCACAGCCCGGTGGAGATCTATGACGACGCCGAGACGCCCGGCAAGGTGGCCGGCATCAAGTTCGAGCGCACCGAGCTGGATGGCACGGGCAACGCCCGCGGCACCGGCGAGTTCGTGGACTACCCGGTCCAGGCCGTGTACCGCGCCATCGGTTACTTCGGCTCCGCCCTGCCGGAGATCGAGTTCGACCACAAGAAGGGTGTGGTTCCGAACAACGGCGGCCGCGTCCTGGATGCCTCCGGCACCCATGTGCCGGGTATCTACGCCACGGGCTGGATCAAGCGCGGTCCCGTCGGCCTGATCGGCCACACCAAGGGCGACGCCCTGGAGACCGTCACCTACCTGCTGGAAGACCGCGAAAACCTTCCGGTGGCCAGCGTTCCGGCCGAGGACGCCGTGGTGGAACTCCTCGACGCCCGCGGCGTGAAGTTCACCAGCTGGGAAGGCTGGCTGGCACTGGACGCCCACGAACTGGCCCTCGGCGCAGCGGCCACGGAAGCAGGCGGTTCACATGGTGTTGAGGTCAAGCGTGAGCGGATCAAGGTGGTGCCGCGCGAGGACATGGTGGACATCTCCCGCGACGGTGTAGCCGCGCAGGTCTAGCGCTTTTCGAAGTCAAATCAGTGGGATGGGCATTTCTGCCCATCCCACTTTTTTGGCCGATAAAGTAAATTCATTGGACAAACGCTTGCCGGCTCCGGCCAGCCGCTGCCATTCCGCCTGCCCTCACCAAAGGACCCGCCATGAGCTCACCCAGTTACCCGCCTGCGCCCGAAAACAGCGCGTCAGTTCCGCCGGTTCCGCCCGCTCCTTCCAGTTTCGCCGGGCACTACCAGGGAGGACAGCCCGGCGGCTACCAGCCGGAGCCGTACGGGCAGGTTCCTTACGCCGGCGGGCCGGGCAAGTCCTTCGTCACCACCTGGATTCTGTCCCTCCTGCTGGGCAGCCTGGGCGCGGACAGGTTCTATCTCGGCAAGATCGGCACCGGCGTCGCCAAGCTGCTGACGCTGGGCGGACTGGGTATCTGGGCCATCGTTGACCTGGTCATCACGCTGACCGGGAATGCCAGGGACAAGGATGGCCGTCCGCTGGAAGGCTACCCGGAGAACAGAAAGAAGGCGTGGATCATTACCGGAGTTCTCTGGCTCGCAAGCATGATCACCGGAATCCTGCTCACTATCGTGTCCATCAGCATTACGGCCCAGGCCCTCGAGGGCAGGAATGTTCCCGTTCAGCCGCCTCTTCCCTCGGCCTCGCGGGCAGCGCCCGCTCCATCATCCGGAAGCACCACCGATGAAAACTCCCTCGTGGCCACCGTCTCCGAAGGCAACACCGTAAAGATCGGCGTCCTCGATTCCCTGTACGCCGCCGAGATTCCCGCCATGTCCTACCTGAAACCGGCGAACGGAGGGTTCCTGGTGGTGGAGGTCTCATGGGAAACGCTCACCGGAACCAGCACCGCCGCCCCGATGAACTTCGAGGTCTACGACTCAGAGGGCAACCAGGGCGAACGGATCTATCTTGAGGATGGCCTGGGCGGCCTGCCCACTGAGGAAGTGGGCGCCGGGGATCTCCGCCAGGGACTCATTGCGTTTGACGTCAAGAAGGGGCCGGTCAAGGTAGTGGTCAGCGATGACTTCGGTGACCAGGCATCAACCTTCACTTTGACCGCTCAGTAGTTAACCCGCCCGCGCTACTTCCCGGCTCCGCCTGCCGCCATCAGCTCCAGCCTCTTAAGCGTCTCGCGGTTGCGCATGGTGATCATCGGGTCCCGAAGAACCTTGGGTAGGGCCTTACCCGGGCCGCGGATCGCATCCTCGGCCATGGTGACAACGCACTGGTTGCCCTGGTCCTGCAGGGTGATCACCACCTTGGCCTCGCCCAGAGGCCAGCCGCGCGCCACCAGTTCCAATGACTTCTCCGGCTGGGCAGCGGTCACCCGGGTGCTGTCGTTGATCACCATCGGCCACGCCCCCACGGAATGGTGGAGGCGTGAGCCGGGCTGCGGCCAGGTGTCATCCACCGCGCGGATCCTTGAGGCACCCACTACCCAGCCGGAATAGAGCCAGCCGTCGGCAATGACCCGCCAGACATCGGCGGCGGGGGTGTTGAACAGCTGTGACACGGTGGACATGGCGTTCCTTCCTGTAGTGGAGCTACATCCGCCCGAAGCGCGACCGGATGAGGGCGAAAATTCCGTAGGCGATGAATCCGGCCCCGATGGCAACCAGCAGGTAGGGGCCGAAGGGGTGGTCCCGGAGCGCCTTGAGGCTGCCATCCAAGCCCGTGGATTCGTTGGCGTTATGCTTCGCGGCCGCGATCACAAAGAGAAGCCCGGTGAGGCACAGGGCAGCGCCTTTGGCGATATGGCCTGAGATGCCCAGGCTGTCGATAAGCCGCCCGCGCCGGGTGCCGTCGAAGTGGAAGAGTTCCTCCTTGAACCCCCGCCGGATGCCCTTGAAGACGAAGTACACGCCGATCCCGACGATGGTCAGGCCCAACGCCACCAGCGCCCACAGCCCCCAGAGAGTTCCCATCAGCGAAGCACTGAAATCGCGGGTGCTTTCACTGGAGTCGCCCCGCAGCCCGACGGCGAAACCCGCGAAACTGAGGCCTACACTCCCGTAGGCGATGGCCAGGAAGCCCGAGGAAACCAGCTTGGCCAGCCGCTCCTTGCGGGGAAGGCGGCGGGCCCGGAGTGTGGCTTCGCTGGCCTGCCATAAAGCAAGGCCGAGGCACGCAGCCACACAGCCCCACATCACGGCCGGTCCCCACGCATTGGCCGCGAGCTGTTCGATGGCGCCCGTGGGCTCCGCCTCTCCGGGCTGGCCGAAGGCCACCGCAATGGCGATGGCCCCGATGATGACGTGCAGCAGCGCCATGACTGCGAACCCGGCCCGGGCCAGGACGTCGAGGGCCGGGTGGTTCGAGGCCTCCTCGACGGCGTCCGCTGCCTGGCTGAGGGTGGAGTCGCTGTCCGACATTGCTTAGCCGTTCATGGGTCCTTCGGCGCGGATCTTCTCCGCGCCTGGTCCCTCGACGTGGACGGTGCAGCGGACCACCAGCTGCCCGGGGGCGTTCTCCAGCTCCACGAGGGAATCGTTTCCGCTTAGCACGGTGAAGACTTCGGTGCCCGGCACCACTGCCACGCCCTTGGCTTTGGCAGTGTCCCGCGCATTCCCGAACGCTTCGCGCTGAAGCTTTTCCACGTAGCTGCCGTCATCTTCACGGGCGGGGTCACCAAAGGCCCAGCCGAACAAACTCCCTGTAGTACCCATGCCCAAGATATTACGCGTTGTGCCTGTACAAGACGGGCTTTCGTAACATTAGTAAGTGTGCTTACCATAGGCGCACCATGACCTTGAGGGGACACGGCAAGAGAGGTCCGCAGGCACGGCATCTGTAACCAGTTCAACGTTAGGAATGCACATCATGGCAGGAAATCTTATTGCCCGGTCGGTTCACGATCTGACGGCAGCAGCATGGTTCGGTGGATCCTTGATGGGTGCCATCGGCCTGAACGGCGCGGCAGCGGCGGCCAGGGAGCCGTCAGAGCGGACCCGGCTCTCCAGTGCCGGGTGGATGAAGTGGGCTCCCTTCCAGACGGCCGCGTTCGCCTCCCACCTGGTGGCGGACCTTGCCATTGCCTGGGAAAACAAGGAGCGCATTGCCAAGCAGGACGGCGTTGCGCGGGACACGGTGATCAAGACGGCGGTGACGGTGGTGGGCGCTGCTGTGACGCTGTACTCCGGCATCCTTGGCAAGAAGGTGGAGAAGCTGGCCGATCAGGGCGCCGAGGGTGCCACGGAGCCGCGGCCGGACGCCTCGGACGAACTGAAGGCGGCGCAGCAGCAGCTCAAGGTGCTGCAGTGGGTCATCCCGGCGTTCGCCGGCCTGGTGGTCATCCTCGGCGCGAAGCACGGCGAGATGCAGCGGCCGAAGAACGTGTTCGCGGGCCTGCAGCGCTAACGCAACGAGAACGTATGACGACGGTCCGGCACCCAGGTGCCGGACCGTCGTCGTACGTCCCCTCCGGAGGCTAGACCGGCTGGCTGTGCGGGGGAGGCAGGTCCGGGTTCATGTCCTCCAGGTTTGGATCCTCCGCCGTCCATACCTGAATGATGGCCCACGCGACGGCGGTCAGCGGCACCGACAACACGGCCCCTACGATGCCGGCCAGGATGGTGCCGGCGGTCAGTGCCATCAGGATTACCAGTGCGTGGAGCTGCAGCGACTTGCCCATCACGATCGGCTGCAGGAGGTCGCCTTCGAGCTGGTTGACCGCCACCACCACGGCCACCACGATCAGCGCAACAACCGGGCCGTTCGCCACCAGCGCCACAAGGGCGGCCAGGATGCCGGCCACCGTGGCGCCCACCAGCGGAATGAATGCGCCGATGAACACGATGATGGCCAGTGGAAAGGCCAGTGGAACCTGCATGATCAGCAGGGCGGCACCGATGGCCACAGTGTCCACCAGGGCCACGATGGCGGTGCCGCGGACGTACCCGCCCAGCACTTCCAGCGTCCGGCTCCCTACCCGGCGCAGCTTCGCTTCC harbors:
- a CDS encoding FAD-dependent oxidoreductase; this encodes MSSSTTVGSADRPLRVAVVGSGPAGVYAADILTKSEAVKSGELTVSIDLFDRYPAPYGLIRYGVAPDHPRIKGIVNALHKVLDRGDIRFFGNVDYGTDLTIEDLRTHYDAVIFATGAIKDADLNIPGIELDGSYGGADFVSWYDGHPDVPREWPLEAKEIAVIGNGNVALDVARVLSKHADDLLVSEIPDNVYAGLKASPVTDVHVFGRRGPAQVKFTPLELRELSHSKDVDIILYPEDFEFDEESDRQIQTNNQTKTMVGTLTNWIAEQPEDVSELKASRRLHLHFLHSPVEIYDDAETPGKVAGIKFERTELDGTGNARGTGEFVDYPVQAVYRAIGYFGSALPEIEFDHKKGVVPNNGGRVLDASGTHVPGIYATGWIKRGPVGLIGHTKGDALETVTYLLEDRENLPVASVPAEDAVVELLDARGVKFTSWEGWLALDAHELALGAAATEAGGSHGVEVKRERIKVVPREDMVDISRDGVAAQV
- a CDS encoding TM2 domain-containing protein — encoded protein: MSSPSYPPAPENSASVPPVPPAPSSFAGHYQGGQPGGYQPEPYGQVPYAGGPGKSFVTTWILSLLLGSLGADRFYLGKIGTGVAKLLTLGGLGIWAIVDLVITLTGNARDKDGRPLEGYPENRKKAWIITGVLWLASMITGILLTIVSISITAQALEGRNVPVQPPLPSASRAAPAPSSGSTTDENSLVATVSEGNTVKIGVLDSLYAAEIPAMSYLKPANGGFLVVEVSWETLTGTSTAAPMNFEVYDSEGNQGERIYLEDGLGGLPTEEVGAGDLRQGLIAFDVKKGPVKVVVSDDFGDQASTFTLTAQ
- a CDS encoding SRPBCC family protein, encoding MSTVSQLFNTPAADVWRVIADGWLYSGWVVGASRIRAVDDTWPQPGSRLHHSVGAWPMVINDSTRVTAAQPEKSLELVARGWPLGEAKVVITLQDQGNQCVVTMAEDAIRGPGKALPKVLRDPMITMRNRETLKRLELMAAGGAGK
- a CDS encoding DUF1206 domain-containing protein, with amino-acid sequence MSDSDSTLSQAADAVEEASNHPALDVLARAGFAVMALLHVIIGAIAIAVAFGQPGEAEPTGAIEQLAANAWGPAVMWGCVAACLGLALWQASEATLRARRLPRKERLAKLVSSGFLAIAYGSVGLSFAGFAVGLRGDSSESTRDFSASLMGTLWGLWALVALGLTIVGIGVYFVFKGIRRGFKEELFHFDGTRRGRLIDSLGISGHIAKGAALCLTGLLFVIAAAKHNANESTGLDGSLKALRDHPFGPYLLVAIGAGFIAYGIFALIRSRFGRM